The genomic stretch CAACAAGGCGGCGCGGGAAATGAAAGAGCGCGTCGGTACCCTGCTCAAGGGTGGCGAGGGCCGCGGCCTCACGGTGTGTACCTTCCACAACCTGGGGCTCAATATCATCCGCAAGGAGCATGTGCGGCTGGGCTACAAGCCCGGTTTCTCGATCTTCGACGAGACCGACGTCAAGGCCCTGATGACCGACATCATGCAGAAGGAATATGCCGGCGACGACGGTGTCGACGAGATCAAGAACATGATCGGCTCGTGGAAAAACGACCTGATCCTGCCCGCCGAAGCCCTGGAAAACGCGCGCAACCCCAAGGAACAGACCGCCGCCATCGTCTACACCCACTACCAGCGCACGCTCAAGGCGTTCAACGCGGTGGACTTCGACGACCTGATCCTGCTGCCGGTCAAGCTGTTCCAGGAACACGCCGACATCCTCGAAAAGTGGCAGAACAAGGTGCGCTACCTGCTGGTGGACGAGTACCAGGACACCAACGCCAGCCAGTACCTGCTGGTGAAGCTGCTGATCGGTACGCGCAACCAGTTCACCGTGGTCGGCGACGATGACCAGTCGATCTACGCCTGGCGCGGTGCGCGCCCGGAAAACCTGATGTTGCTCAAGGACGACTACCCGTCGCTGAAAGTGGTAATGCTGGAGCAGAACTACCGCTCCACCAGCCGCATCCTGCGTTGCGCCAACGTGCTGATCTCCAACAACCCCCACGAGTTTGAAAAACAATTGTGGAGCGAGATGGGCCACGGCGACGAAATCCGCGTGATCCGCTGCCGCAACGAAGACGCCGAAGCCGAGCGCGTGGCCGTCGAGTTGCTGACCCTGCACTTGCGCACCGACCGCCCCTATAGTGACTTTGCCATCCTGTATCGCGGCAATTACCAGGCCAAGCTGATCGAGTTGAAGTTGCAACACCACCAGATTCCGTATCGCCTATCCGGCGGTAACAGCTTTTTCGGACGCCAGGAAGTAAAGGATCTGATGGCCTACTTCCGGTTGATCGTGAACCCGGACGACGACAACGCCTTCCTGCGCGTCATCAACGTACCGCGCCGGGAAATCGGCTCCACCACCCTGGAAAAACTCGGCAACTACGCCACCGAACGCAAGATCTCGATGTACGCCGCCACCGACGAAATCGGCCTGGGCGAGCATCTGGACACGCGCTTCACCGATCGCCTGTCGCGCTTCAAGCGCTTCATGGACAAGGTGCGCGAGCAATGCACCGGCGAAGACCCGATCAGCGCCCTGCGCAGCATGGTCATGGATATCGACTATGAAAACTGGCTGCGCACCAACAGCTCCAGCGACAAGGCCGCGGATTACCGCATGGGCAATGTCTGGTTCCTGATCGAGGCGCTGAAGAACACCCTGGAAAAGGACGAAGACGGCGAAATGACCGTCGAGGACGCCATCGGCAAGCTGGTGCTGCGCGACATGCTCGAACGCCAGCAGGAAGAGGAAGATGGCGCCGAAGGTGTACAGATGATGACCTTGCATGCGTCCAAGGGCCTGGAATTCCCCTATGTGTTCATCATGGGCATGGAAGAGGAAATCCTCCCGCATCGCTCCAGCATCGAAGCCGACACCATCGAAGAAGAACGGCGCCTGGCCTACGTGGGCATTACCCGTGCACGCCAGACCCTGGCCTTCACCTTTGCGGCCAAGCGCAAACAGTACGGCGAGATCATCGACTGCGCCCCAAGCCGGTTCCTCGATGAGCTGCCACCGGACGACCTGGCCTGGGAAGGCAACGACGACACCCCAACTGAAGTCAAGGCAGTACGCGGCAACACTGCCCTGGCGGATATACGCGCGATGCTAAAGCGCTAGAATCGACTACTTTTTAATCTACTTTCGGCGCCCCTTGCGCCACCAGAGGAAGCTTTTGTGGAAGCACTGCACAAGAAAATTCGCGAAGAAGGCATCGTGCTTTCCGACCAGGTACTCAAGGTCGACGCCTTTCTGAACCATCAGATCGACCCGGCGCTGATGAAGCTGATCGGCGACGAATTCGCCGCGCTGTTCAAGGACTCGGGGATCACCAAGATCGTCACTATCGAAGCCTCGGGCATCGCGCCGGCGATCATGACCGGCCTGAACCTGGGCGTGCCGGTGATCTTCGCCCGCAAGCAGCAGTCCCTGACCCTGACGGAAAACCTGCTGTCGGCGACGGTGTACTCCTTCACCAAGAAAGTCGAAAGCACCGTGGCGATCTCCCCGCGCCACCTGACCAGCAGCGACCGCGTGCTGGTGATCGACGATTTCCTGGCCAACGGCAAGGCGTCCCAGGCGCTGATTTCGATCATCAAACAGGCCGGCGCTACCGTGGCGGGCCTGGGGATTGTGATCGAGAAGTCGTTCCAGGGCGGTCGTGCGGAACTGGATGCCCAGGGTTACCGGGTCGAGTCGCTGGCGCGGGTGAAGTCCCTGGCCGGTGGGGTCGTGACCTTCATCGACTGAAGGTGAGCGAGCACAGTTAAAAATGTGGGAGCGGGCTTGCTCGCGATAGCGGTGGATCAGCCACTCATGGGCCGACTGACAGACCGCATTCGCGAGCAAGCCCGCTCCCACATTGGGTTTGTGGTGGCCGTTAGTGTGCGGTGGCCTTGAGGCCTGCGAGCAGCAAGCGCTGATACAGATCCTCTTTAAACCCCTCAGGCTTATCCAGACGCATGCGCACCAGATGATCGGGAAATGCCTCAGGCTCCGGTGCATCCAGCGCCGCCTTGCCCAGCTCCAGAATCTCCGTCAGCTTGAATTTGCTCTTGAGCCAGTTCAACGCCCGCAACAAATCCCGCTCTTGATCAGTGAAGTCACTGCCCAGCGGATACTCCGGAAACAGCCTTGAATGCCGCGCCTGCACCGCCTGCAAACGCTCGGGGGTGTTGTCGGCAAAGCGTGGATCGAGCTGGAAATCCTTGGGCAACTTGCCGGCTTTTTGCGCCTGCTCGATCAAGTCGGCCTGGAACCGCGAGTCGGTGATATTGAGCAGCGCCTCGATCACCTTGGCGTCGGTCTGGCCACGCAAGTCAGCGATGCCGTACTCAGTGATGACAATATCGCGCAGGTGCCGGGGAATCGTGCAGTGGCCGTACTCCCAGACAATATTGGAGCTGACATCCCCCCCCGATTCACGCCAACTGCGCAGGATCAGGATCGAGCGCGCGCCCTCCAGCGCATGGCCCTGGGCCACAAAGTTATATTGCCCGCCCACCCCACTGAGCACGCTACCGCCTTCCAGTTGGTCGGCAACGCCTGCGCCCAGTAACGTCACCATGATCGCGCTGTTGATAAACCGCGCATCGCGGCGCTGCAAGCGCTTGAGTTCTTCCTGCCCGTACAGCTCGTTGATATAGCTGATGCGGGTCATGTTGAATTCCAGGCGCTTGGCATGGGTCATCTCCTGCAAGCGCTGGTAAAAGCTGCGTGGCCCCAGGAAGAAACCACCGTGGATCGACACACCATCCGGCTGTGCCGCATCGTCCAGCAGGCCCGCGTTGGCCTGTTCCTGCGTCGCCACATCCGGGTACACCTTGCGTCGCACAATCCCGGCGTCGGCCAGCACCAGCAGGCCGTTGACGAACATTTCGCTGCAACCATAAAGGCCCCGGGCGAACGGCTCGACCCCGCCTTCACGACTGATCAACGGCGCCCATTGGTACACATCCAGGTCGGTGAGCAACTGCCGGTAGCCTTCGTTATCGGCCTGGCGCGCCAGCAGTGCGGCGGTCAGGGCATCGCCCATCGAACCGATGCCGATCTGCAAGGTACCGCCATCACGCACCAGGGTACTGGCGTGCAAACCAATGAAGTGGTCCTGCAAACCCACAGGCATGTTCGGCGTGGAAAACAGCGTGGTGCAGTCTTTTTCATCGATCAGGAAGTCGAACTGATCCATGGCCAGCTCGGCATCACCGGGCATATAGGGCAAACCTTCATGCACCTGGCCGACCACCAGGATGGTCTCCCCGGCCGCGCGGCGCCTGGCGATCATCGGCAACAGGTCGAGGGTAATATCGGGGTTGCAGCTCAGGCTCAGGCGATCCGGGTGCTCGCTGCTGCTGGCCACCAACTGGGCAACCAGGTTCAGGCCTGCGGCATTGATATCGCGGGCGGCGTGGCTGTAGTTGCTGCTGACGTAATCCTGCTGGGCCGAAGCGCTATGCAGCAGGCTGCCGGGCTGCATGAAGAACTGCTGCACGTGGATATTGGCCGGCAGGTTGTCCTTGCGCAGGGCGGCGAGGAAATCCAGCTCGGGATAATCGCCGAACACCCGCTCGATAAACGGCTCCAGAAAGCGCTTCTGCAAACCATCGCCCAACGGTGGGCGGCCCAGGCTCAGGGCGGTGTAGATCGTCAGCGTACGCTCGGGCAGCTTGGCGATGCGCCGGTACAAGGCATTGGCAAACAGGTTCGGCTTGCCCAGGCCCAGCGGCATACCCATGTGGATATGCGCAGGCAGGCGCGCCAGTACGTCATCGACCGCTTGCTCGATTGAACACAACTGCACCATCCGACCCTCCTGATATTCCATGAATAGGGGTTGGACCGAGCTTGCCGGGTCTTTGCTGCAATGAACAGCCTTGGCAGCCAAATTGCGCCCACAAAAAAGCCGCTGGTCAGCGGCTTTTTGGCGAAGATCGGTTTATTTCAAACCAGACATCTTCTCGATAGCAGCCTTGAGGTCGTCATCCGAGCAATCGGAGCAGGTACCTTTAGGTGGCATGGCGTTGATCCCGGTGATGGCCTTGGCCAGGATGCCGTCGAGGCCGCCCTGGTGGTCGGCGCGCTCTTTCCAGGCAGCGGTGTCACCGATTTTCGGTGCGCCCAACAAGCCGGTGCCATGGCAAGCGTTACAGTGTTTGGCAATGACCTCGTCCGGCGTTTTCGCGCCGCCACCGCCTGCTGCTACCGCGACTTCCATCCCCTTGCATTCTTCGCCCTGGACACAGACTTTCCCCACAGGCTCCAGACGCTCGGCAATGGCATCACTATTCGTCTTACTGACAGGGGGCTCAGCTTTCTGCCCACAACCCGCTAGGGCCAATACAATTGCTGGTACAGCCAGCATTTTCATAATTAGGTTCACGCGTTCACCCTCATGGTGGCTATTCACGCCTGCGGCCACGGTTTCGCAGGCGGCGAAAGTATAACGGTTAGGCCGCCTCACTGAAACAACCCTATTATCCAAGGGGAGATTCAGCATGGCGAAATACAACTACGGGCACCTCTGCAAGGTAGGCAGGGCGCCTCTTTTGTTAAAAATTCGCGGGTGTGGCTGCGCTGATTAGTCGCGCCGGCACATCGAACGGATTGCGAAAACGGTGCGGCTTAGTGCTTTCAAAGTAGTAGCTATCGCCGGCTTCGAGCACAAAAGTTTCGGCACCTACCACCAGTTCCAATCGTCCTTCCAACAGGATCCCGGTTTCCTCGCCATCATGGGTCAGCATTTCTTCGCCAGTATCGGCGCCCGGCGGATAGATTTCGTTGAGAAACGCAATCGCCCGGCTGGGATGCGCCCGGCCCACCAGTTTCATGGTGACCGCGCCATCGGAGATGTCGATCAGCTCATTGGCTTTATAGACGATCTGCGTCGGTTTTTCCTGGAGGATCTCCTCGGAAAAGAACTCGACCATGGACATGGGGATGCCGCCCAGCACCTTGCGCAAGGAGCTAATGGATGGGCTGACACTGTTTTTCTCGATCATCGAAATGGTGCTGTTGGTGACGCCCGCACGCTTGGCGAGTTCACGCTGGGAAAGACCTTTCAGTTTACGGATGGATTGCAGTCGGTCGCCGACGTCCAATGCAGGAGCCTCCTAGGATTCAGGCTTTGTTGTAATTGAGCGTTATCATGGCGACAGCGTTCAGTATTTACAACACTTTGGTCTGAATCCCGGTGGACGTCTTCTGTAGCCTGCGGCTAAGCGCCGGAATAGAGCCGTGGCACTCGGTGCAGGTTGCAGAAAATCTGATACGGAATGGTTTCGGCGGCGGTCGCCACATCGCTGGCAAGAATGTTTTTGCCCCACAGCTCGACGGTTGAACCCAAGCCAGCCTGTGGGACATCGGTCAGGTCAACGCACAGCATGTCCATCGATACCCGCCCCAGCAACTGGCTGCGTTGGCCGGCGACCAACACCGGGGTACCGGTCGGCGCATGCCTTGGGTAGCCGTCGGCATAACCCATGGCGACCACACCGATACGCATCGGCTTGGGCGTCACGAACCGCGCGCCATAACCCACGGGCTCGCCCGCCGGCAGCTCGCGCACGCAGATGACTTTCGACTCCAGGGTCATCACCGGCTGCAAACGCGCGGCAACCGCCTGGTCTTCGCCAAAAGGCGTCGCGCCGTAGAGCATGATGCCCGGCCGTACCCAATCACTGGAAACGCCCGGCCAGCCCATCACCGACGGCGAATTGCGCAGGCTGACCTCCGCCGCCAGGCCCTGGCGCGCCGCGTCGAATACCGCAACCTGTTCATCGCTGCGGGTGCAGTCCAGTTCATCGGCCCGGGCGAAGTGGCTCATCAACACGATCTTGGCCACTTTGCCGCTGGCCAGCAGGCGCTGGTAGGCGTCGTGATAATCCTTGGGGTGCAAGCCAACCCGGTGCATGCCCGAATCCAGCTTCAACCACACCGTCAGCGGCTTGTTCAGGCGTGCCTGTTCGATCGCCTCCAGTTGCCACAGCGAATGCACCACGCACCAGAAATCATGCTCGATGATCAGCGGCAGTTCGTCAGCCTCGAAGAACCCTTCGAGCAACAACACCGGCCCACGAATCCCGGCGGCGCGCAGCTCCAGCGCTTCCTCGATACAGGCCACGGCAAAACCGTCGGCCTGGTCTTGCAGGGCCTGGGCCACGCGCACGGCACCATGACCGTAGGCATCGGCCTTGATCACGGCAAGGGCCTTGGCCCCGGTCAGTTCGCGGGCCAATTGGTAGTTGTGGCGCAGGGCTTGCAGGTCGATCAGGGCACGGGCAGGACGCATGGCGGCAGGCTTCTAGACGGCGATGGGAAGAAAAAACGGTGCTGGCCAATAGCGCCGGCACCGCAAGAGGGATCGTTTAAGGCAGAGCGGCCACGACCGACAGCTCGACCAGGATTTCGGGCTCACACAGTTTCGACTCGACCGTGGCACGGGCCGGGGCGACGCCTTTTGGCAGCCACTTGTCCCATACCGCGTTCATGCCGGCAAAGTCGGCGTCGATGTCTTTGAGGTAGATCGTCACCGACAGCAACCGGGTTTTGTCGGTACCGGCCAGATCCAGCAAACGCTCGATATTGGCCAGGGTTTCACGGGTCTGCTGTTCAATCCCGGCACTCATGTCGTCGCCGACTTGCCCGGCCAGGTACACGGTACCGCTGTGGACAACGATCTGGCTCATGCGCTCATTGGTGAGCTGGCGCTGGATTGACATGTTTTGTGGACTCCTGAGGGTTGCCGTAACGGGAAATATCAAGGCCTGCGGCACTGATCTGCGGGGTTTTCTTGGCTATCAGGTCCGCCAACAGGCGGCCAGAGCCACAGGCCATGGTCCAGCCGAGGGTGCCGTGGCCGGTATTCAAGAACAGGTTCTTGAAGGGAGTAGCGCCGACGATCGGCGTGCCGTCCGGGGTCGTCGGACGCAGGCCGGTCCAGAACGTGGCTTCGCTCAAATCACCGCCCTGAGGATAAAGGTCGTTGACGATCATCTCCAGGGTTTCGCGCCGACGCGGGTTCAGCGACAGGTCAAAACCGGCTATTTCAGCCATGCCGCCCACCCGGATGCGGTTGTCGAAACGGGTGATCGCTACCTTGTAGGTCTCGTCGAGAATGGTCGAGGTCGGGGCCATCGCCGGGTTGGTGATCGGCACGGTCAGGGAGTAACCCTTGAGCGGATACACCGGTGCCTTGATCCCCAGCGGCTTGAGCAACTGCGGCGAGTAACTGCCCAGGGCCAGCACGTAGCGGTCGGCGGTTTCCAGCTTGCCATCGATCCACACGCCGTTGATGCGATCGCCGGCGTGGTCCAGGCGCTGAATGTCCTGCTCGAAACGGAACTCCACACCCAGTTGCTTGCACATATCGGCCAGGCGGGTGGTGAACATCTGGCAGTCGCCGGTCTGGTCATTGGGCAGGCGCAAGGCACCGGCCAGGATATCCGTGACGCTGGCCAGGGCCGGTTCGACGCGGGCAATGCCGGCGCGGTCGAGCAGCTCGAACGGCACGCCAGACTCTTTCAGTACGGCGATGTCCTTGGCCGCGCCATCCAACTGCGCCTGAGTGCGGAACAATTGCGTAGTACCCAGGCTGCGGCCTTCGTAGGCAATGCCGGTTTCGGCGCGCAGTTCGTCGAGGCAGTCGCGGCTGTACTCGGACAAGCGCACCATGCGCTCCTTGTTCACCGCATAACGGTTGGCCGTGCAGTTGCGCAGCATCTGCGCCATCCACAGGTATTGGTCGATATCGGCCGTGGCCTTGATTGCCAGTGGCGCATGACGTTGCAGCAGCCACTTGATGGCCTTGAGCGGCACACCCGGAGCGGCCCATGGCGATGCATAGCCAGGTGAAACCTGGCCGGCGTTGGCGAAGCTGGTCTCCATTGCAACGGCCGGCTGACGGTCGACCACGACCACCTCAAAACCGGCACGCGCCAAATAGTAGGCACTGGCCACACCAATGACACCGCTACCCAAGACCAAAACGCGCATTTTTATATCCTCATCACGGCTTGACCGCTGACGTTTATTGTTCAACACAAAGATGTGCGCAGTATAAAAAGCAATGACCAGTGCATTTCACTATATAAGTGCCTATATTTGGCGACAATTCTCGGCAAAAACCCTTTTCACGGAGGAGCATCCCCTATGCGGACCAACACCCAGACCAAGCGGGAGCTGGACAAGATCGACCGCAACATCCTGCGCATCCTGCAGGCGGACGGGCGAATTTCGTTTACCGAGCTGGGGGAAAAGGTTGGGCTGTCGACCACGCCTTGCACCGAACGGGTCCGACGCCTTGAGCGCGAGGGGATCATCATGGGCTACAACGCCCGCCTCAATCCGCAGCACTTGAAGGGTAGCCTGCTGGTGTTTGTCGAGATCAGCCTCGACTACAAGTCCGGCGATACCTTTGAAGAGTTCCGACGCGCCGTGCTGAAACTGCCCCATGTGCTGGAGTGCCACCTGGTCTCAGGGGATTTCGACTATCTGGTGAAGGCGCGGATTTCCGAGATGGCTTCGTACCGCAAGTTGCTGGGCGACATCCTGCTCAAGCTGCCCCATGTGCGCGAGTCCAAGAGCTACATCGTGATGGAAGAGGTAAAGGAGAGCCTGAACCTGCCGATCCCGGATTGACCCCCTTTTGTAGGAGCCGGCTTGCCGGCGATAGCGCCCTTGAATCCAATGCATGGTTCAGGACCTCATCGCCGGCAAGCCAGCTCCTACGGGGCTCGGTCAGACCAGCACCTGGCGGGTGGTCGCCATGTACTCGTGAATCTGCTTCTCCACCCTGGGGTGAATCATTTCCACCGGGCCACGCTTGTTGGGGCACGGCAGGCTGGGCGTCGTGCCAAACAACCGGCAGATCAGCGGGCGCTCGTCGTACACCGTGCAACCGTCGGGCCCCA from Pseudomonas fluorescens encodes the following:
- the rep gene encoding DNA helicase Rep; translation: MSRLNPRQQEAVNYVGGPLLVLAGAGSGKTSVITRKIAHLIQNCGIRAQYIVAMTFTNKAAREMKERVGTLLKGGEGRGLTVCTFHNLGLNIIRKEHVRLGYKPGFSIFDETDVKALMTDIMQKEYAGDDGVDEIKNMIGSWKNDLILPAEALENARNPKEQTAAIVYTHYQRTLKAFNAVDFDDLILLPVKLFQEHADILEKWQNKVRYLLVDEYQDTNASQYLLVKLLIGTRNQFTVVGDDDQSIYAWRGARPENLMLLKDDYPSLKVVMLEQNYRSTSRILRCANVLISNNPHEFEKQLWSEMGHGDEIRVIRCRNEDAEAERVAVELLTLHLRTDRPYSDFAILYRGNYQAKLIELKLQHHQIPYRLSGGNSFFGRQEVKDLMAYFRLIVNPDDDNAFLRVINVPRREIGSTTLEKLGNYATERKISMYAATDEIGLGEHLDTRFTDRLSRFKRFMDKVREQCTGEDPISALRSMVMDIDYENWLRTNSSSDKAADYRMGNVWFLIEALKNTLEKDEDGEMTVEDAIGKLVLRDMLERQQEEEDGAEGVQMMTLHASKGLEFPYVFIMGMEEEILPHRSSIEADTIEEERRLAYVGITRARQTLAFTFAAKRKQYGEIIDCAPSRFLDELPPDDLAWEGNDDTPTEVKAVRGNTALADIRAMLKR
- a CDS encoding xanthine phosphoribosyltransferase; translated protein: MEALHKKIREEGIVLSDQVLKVDAFLNHQIDPALMKLIGDEFAALFKDSGITKIVTIEASGIAPAIMTGLNLGVPVIFARKQQSLTLTENLLSATVYSFTKKVESTVAISPRHLTSSDRVLVIDDFLANGKASQALISIIKQAGATVAGLGIVIEKSFQGGRAELDAQGYRVESLARVKSLAGGVVTFID
- a CDS encoding acetyl-CoA hydrolase/transferase C-terminal domain-containing protein, with translation MVQLCSIEQAVDDVLARLPAHIHMGMPLGLGKPNLFANALYRRIAKLPERTLTIYTALSLGRPPLGDGLQKRFLEPFIERVFGDYPELDFLAALRKDNLPANIHVQQFFMQPGSLLHSASAQQDYVSSNYSHAARDINAAGLNLVAQLVASSSEHPDRLSLSCNPDITLDLLPMIARRRAAGETILVVGQVHEGLPYMPGDAELAMDQFDFLIDEKDCTTLFSTPNMPVGLQDHFIGLHASTLVRDGGTLQIGIGSMGDALTAALLARQADNEGYRQLLTDLDVYQWAPLISREGGVEPFARGLYGCSEMFVNGLLVLADAGIVRRKVYPDVATQEQANAGLLDDAAQPDGVSIHGGFFLGPRSFYQRLQEMTHAKRLEFNMTRISYINELYGQEELKRLQRRDARFINSAIMVTLLGAGVADQLEGGSVLSGVGGQYNFVAQGHALEGARSILILRSWRESGGDVSSNIVWEYGHCTIPRHLRDIVITEYGIADLRGQTDAKVIEALLNITDSRFQADLIEQAQKAGKLPKDFQLDPRFADNTPERLQAVQARHSRLFPEYPLGSDFTDQERDLLRALNWLKSKFKLTEILELGKAALDAPEPEAFPDHLVRMRLDKPEGFKEDLYQRLLLAGLKATAH
- a CDS encoding c-type cytochrome gives rise to the protein MKMLAVPAIVLALAGCGQKAEPPVSKTNSDAIAERLEPVGKVCVQGEECKGMEVAVAAGGGGAKTPDEVIAKHCNACHGTGLLGAPKIGDTAAWKERADHQGGLDGILAKAITGINAMPPKGTCSDCSDDDLKAAIEKMSGLK
- a CDS encoding cupin domain-containing protein encodes the protein MDVGDRLQSIRKLKGLSQRELAKRAGVTNSTISMIEKNSVSPSISSLRKVLGGIPMSMVEFFSEEILQEKPTQIVYKANELIDISDGAVTMKLVGRAHPSRAIAFLNEIYPPGADTGEEMLTHDGEETGILLEGRLELVVGAETFVLEAGDSYYFESTKPHRFRNPFDVPARLISAATPANF
- the alr gene encoding alanine racemase; translation: MRPARALIDLQALRHNYQLARELTGAKALAVIKADAYGHGAVRVAQALQDQADGFAVACIEEALELRAAGIRGPVLLLEGFFEADELPLIIEHDFWCVVHSLWQLEAIEQARLNKPLTVWLKLDSGMHRVGLHPKDYHDAYQRLLASGKVAKIVLMSHFARADELDCTRSDEQVAVFDAARQGLAAEVSLRNSPSVMGWPGVSSDWVRPGIMLYGATPFGEDQAVAARLQPVMTLESKVICVRELPAGEPVGYGARFVTPKPMRIGVVAMGYADGYPRHAPTGTPVLVAGQRSQLLGRVSMDMLCVDLTDVPQAGLGSTVELWGKNILASDVATAAETIPYQIFCNLHRVPRLYSGA
- a CDS encoding RidA family protein, which codes for MSIQRQLTNERMSQIVVHSGTVYLAGQVGDDMSAGIEQQTRETLANIERLLDLAGTDKTRLLSVTIYLKDIDADFAGMNAVWDKWLPKGVAPARATVESKLCEPEILVELSVVAALP
- the dadA gene encoding D-amino acid dehydrogenase — protein: MRVLVLGSGVIGVASAYYLARAGFEVVVVDRQPAVAMETSFANAGQVSPGYASPWAAPGVPLKAIKWLLQRHAPLAIKATADIDQYLWMAQMLRNCTANRYAVNKERMVRLSEYSRDCLDELRAETGIAYEGRSLGTTQLFRTQAQLDGAAKDIAVLKESGVPFELLDRAGIARVEPALASVTDILAGALRLPNDQTGDCQMFTTRLADMCKQLGVEFRFEQDIQRLDHAGDRINGVWIDGKLETADRYVLALGSYSPQLLKPLGIKAPVYPLKGYSLTVPITNPAMAPTSTILDETYKVAITRFDNRIRVGGMAEIAGFDLSLNPRRRETLEMIVNDLYPQGGDLSEATFWTGLRPTTPDGTPIVGATPFKNLFLNTGHGTLGWTMACGSGRLLADLIAKKTPQISAAGLDISRYGNPQESTKHVNPAPAHQ
- a CDS encoding Lrp/AsnC ligand binding domain-containing protein; the encoded protein is MRTNTQTKRELDKIDRNILRILQADGRISFTELGEKVGLSTTPCTERVRRLEREGIIMGYNARLNPQHLKGSLLVFVEISLDYKSGDTFEEFRRAVLKLPHVLECHLVSGDFDYLVKARISEMASYRKLLGDILLKLPHVRESKSYIVMEEVKESLNLPIPD